In the genome of Prionailurus viverrinus isolate Anna unplaced genomic scaffold, UM_Priviv_1.0 scaffold_45, whole genome shotgun sequence, one region contains:
- the ZFYVE28 gene encoding lateral signaling target protein 2 homolog isoform X8 — protein MMNRFRKWLYKPKRSDPQLLAQFYYADEELNQVAAELDSLDGRKDPQRCTLLVSQFRSCQDNVLNIINQIMDVCIPQDRAPRDFCVKFPEEIRHDSLAGQLWFGAECLAAGSIIMNRELESMAMRPLAKELTRSLEDVRGALRDQALRDLSTYTEKMREALRHFDVLFAEFELSYVSAMVPVKSPREYYVQQEVIVLFCETVERALDFGYLTQDMIDDYEPALMFTIPRLAIVCGLVVYADGPLNLDRKAEDMSELFRPFHTLLRKIRDLLQTLTEEELHTLERNLCISQDVEFPIRADAQAPPALAPAFPSPLPAEEMLSAKAKSQEGELACSMQYDDQELEQLNRMVHRAGDEMSSLLSPPSACQSPAHRPGAEGSPRGEASPGSAGLRPGGDEEEGRVFFMDDVEGAAEAPGSPAGWAGSASAGPQERGQGKGRGEAGASRPAEAEEGDLSTNNNVQDDKLWALGPNSCSCLDSQPHLEGWEAGVDAAGTAEMIAHRTGGMKLSATVIFNPKSTPAVGVAGTAPEASGEGVSPSEPAAEGMDGGSHKLSAAATSCLLNSCVCCGGCGGGREDAAAQSLRDKCGPGSVISASYMGSAKAGAKGPAERQEEAQPAPEALPTDAPCPLPPEDAPTSNKCLTHTPGPQLDAADRSPGAGAAASPKREPEAGPQEAGQPSTARLESQQGEEAEQEPQRLSGSSFLRCCRLVSRGSAVLRPLGRA, from the exons AGGTCGGACCCACAGCTGCTCGCCCAGTTCTACTATGCGGACGAGGAGCTGAACCAGGTGGCCGCCGAGCTGGACAGTCTGGACGGGCGGAAGGACCCGCAACGGTGCACGCTGCTCGTCAGCCAGTTTCGCTCCTGCCAG GACAACGTGTTAAACATCATTAACCAGATCATGGATGTGTGCATCCCCCAGGACCGAGCCCCACGGGATTTCTGCGTCAAGTTCCCCGAGGAGATCCGGCATGACAGCCTGGCGGGCCAGCTGTGGTTTGGGGCCGAG TGCCTGGCCGCCGGCTCCATCATCATGAATCGCGAGCTGGAGAGCATGGCCATGCGCCCGCTGGCCAAGGAGCTGACGCGCAGCCTGGAGGACGTGCGGGGCGCCCTCCGCGATCAGGCGCTGCGGGATCTCAGCACCTACACGGAGAAGATGAGGGAGGCGCTGAGGCACTTCGACGTCCTGTTTGCTGAGTTCGAACTGAG CTACGTCTCTGCCATGGTGCCCGTGAAGTCGCCCAGGGAGTACTACGTGCAGCAGGAGGTCATTGTGCTGTTCTGCGAGACCGTGGAGAG GGCCCTGGACTTCGGGTACCTGACCCAGGACATGATTGACGACTATGAACCGGCCCTCATGTTCACCATCCCCAGGTTGGCCATCGTGTG TGGCCTCGTGGTCTACGCGGACGGACCCCTGAACTTGGACCGCAAGGCAGAAGACATGTCTGAGCTGTTCCGGCCCTTCCACACGTTGCTGCGGAAAATAag GGATTTGCTGCAGACCCTGACGGAGGAGGAGCTTCACACGCTGGAAAGGAACCTCTGCATTTCCCAAGACGTGGAGTTTCCCATCCGGGCAgacgcccaggcgcccccagccctgGCGCCCGCctttccctcacccctccccgcCGAGGAAATGCTCTCAGCCAAGGCCAAAAGCCAGGAGGGGGAGCTGGCCTGCTCCATGCAGTATGACGACCAGGAGCTAGAGCAACTCAACCGCATGGTCCACAGGGCCGGGGACGAGATGTCgtccctcctctccccgcccAGCGCCTGCCAGTCCCCCGCGCACAGGCCGGGGGCGGAGGGCAGCCCCCGCGGGGAGGCCTCCCCAGGCAGCGCAGGGCTGCGGCCGGGCGGCGacgaggaggaaggaagggtgttCTTCATGGATGACGTGGAAGGGGCTGCAGAGGCCCCGGGCAGCCCGGCTGGGTGGGCGGGCAGCGCCAGTGCTGGCCCCCAGGAGAGAGGACAGGGCAAGGGGcgtggggaggcaggggccagCAGGCCCGccgaggcagaggagggggaccTGAGCACTAACAACAACGTCCAGGACGACAAGCTGTGGGCGCTGGGCCCCAACTCCTGCAGCTGCCTGGACTCCCAGCCACACCTGGAGGGCTGGGAGGCGGGGGTGGACGCCGCGGGGACGGCGGAGATGATCGCCCACCGGACAGGGGGCATGAAGCTCTCGGCCACCGTCATCTTCAATCCCAAGTCGACCCCGGCCGTGGGCGTGGCCGGCACCGCCCCGGAAGCCTCTGGAGAGGGCGTCTCCCCGTCGGAGCCTGCGGCCGAGGGGATGGACGGTGGCTCCCACAAACTCAGTGCTGCGGCCACCAGCTGCCTCCTGAACTCCTGCGTGTGCTGCGGGGGCTGTGGGGGCGGCAGGGAGGACGCCGCTGCCCAGAGTCTGCGGGACAAGTGCGGCCCGGGAAGCGTCATCAGCGCCTCCTACATGGGCTCCGCCAAGGCCGGCGCCAAGGGCCCTGCCGAGAGACAGGAGGAGGCCCAACCTGCGCCAGAGGCGTTGCCCACGGACGCCccgtgccccctgcccccagaggaCGCCCCTACTTCCAACAAGTGCCTGACACACACCCCAGGTCCTCAGCTCGATGCAGCAGACAGGTCACCTGGAGCGGGCGCCGCCGCCAGTCCGAAAAGGGAGCCTGAGGCTGGACCGCAGGAGGCAGGGCAGCCCTCGACGGCCAGGCTGGAAAGtcagcagggagaggaggccGAGCAGGAGCCTCAGCGCCTGTCGGGCTCCAG
- the ZFYVE28 gene encoding lateral signaling target protein 2 homolog isoform X9, with protein sequence MMNRFRKWLYKPKRSDPQLLAQFYYADEELNQVAAELDSLDGRKDPQRCTLLVSQFRSCQDNVLNIINQIMDVCIPQDRAPRDFCVKFPEEIRHDSLAGQLWFGAECLAAGSIIMNRELESMAMRPLAKELTRSLEDVRGALRDQALRDLSTYTEKMREALRHFDVLFAEFELSYVSAMVPVKSPREYYVQQEVIVLFCETVERALDFGYLTQDMIDDYEPALMFTIPRLAIVCGLVVYADGPLNLDRKAEDMSELFRPFHTLLRKIRDLLQTLTEEELHTLERNLCISQDVEFPIRADAQAPPALAPAFPSPLPAEEMLSAKAKSQEGELACSMQYDDQELEQLNRMVHRAGDEMSSLLSPPSACQSPAHRPGAEGSPRGEASPGSAGLRPGGDEEEGRVFFMDDVEGAAEAPGSPAGWAGSASAGPQERGQGKGRGEAGASRPAEAEEGDLSTNNNVQDDKLWALGPNSCSCLDSQPHLEGWEAGVDAAGTAEMIAHRTGGMKLSATVIFNPKSTPAVGVAGTAPEASGEGVSPSEPAAEGMDGGSHKLSAAATSCLLNSCVCCGGCGGGREDAAAQSLRDKCGPGSVISASYMGSAKAGAKGPAERQEEAQPAPEALPTDAPCPLPPEDAPTSNKCLTHTPGPQLDAADRSPGAGAAASPKREPEAGPQEAGQPSTARLESQQGEEAEQEPQRLSGSSRVAPRVAAPDPAVTDGANICF encoded by the exons AGGTCGGACCCACAGCTGCTCGCCCAGTTCTACTATGCGGACGAGGAGCTGAACCAGGTGGCCGCCGAGCTGGACAGTCTGGACGGGCGGAAGGACCCGCAACGGTGCACGCTGCTCGTCAGCCAGTTTCGCTCCTGCCAG GACAACGTGTTAAACATCATTAACCAGATCATGGATGTGTGCATCCCCCAGGACCGAGCCCCACGGGATTTCTGCGTCAAGTTCCCCGAGGAGATCCGGCATGACAGCCTGGCGGGCCAGCTGTGGTTTGGGGCCGAG TGCCTGGCCGCCGGCTCCATCATCATGAATCGCGAGCTGGAGAGCATGGCCATGCGCCCGCTGGCCAAGGAGCTGACGCGCAGCCTGGAGGACGTGCGGGGCGCCCTCCGCGATCAGGCGCTGCGGGATCTCAGCACCTACACGGAGAAGATGAGGGAGGCGCTGAGGCACTTCGACGTCCTGTTTGCTGAGTTCGAACTGAG CTACGTCTCTGCCATGGTGCCCGTGAAGTCGCCCAGGGAGTACTACGTGCAGCAGGAGGTCATTGTGCTGTTCTGCGAGACCGTGGAGAG GGCCCTGGACTTCGGGTACCTGACCCAGGACATGATTGACGACTATGAACCGGCCCTCATGTTCACCATCCCCAGGTTGGCCATCGTGTG TGGCCTCGTGGTCTACGCGGACGGACCCCTGAACTTGGACCGCAAGGCAGAAGACATGTCTGAGCTGTTCCGGCCCTTCCACACGTTGCTGCGGAAAATAag GGATTTGCTGCAGACCCTGACGGAGGAGGAGCTTCACACGCTGGAAAGGAACCTCTGCATTTCCCAAGACGTGGAGTTTCCCATCCGGGCAgacgcccaggcgcccccagccctgGCGCCCGCctttccctcacccctccccgcCGAGGAAATGCTCTCAGCCAAGGCCAAAAGCCAGGAGGGGGAGCTGGCCTGCTCCATGCAGTATGACGACCAGGAGCTAGAGCAACTCAACCGCATGGTCCACAGGGCCGGGGACGAGATGTCgtccctcctctccccgcccAGCGCCTGCCAGTCCCCCGCGCACAGGCCGGGGGCGGAGGGCAGCCCCCGCGGGGAGGCCTCCCCAGGCAGCGCAGGGCTGCGGCCGGGCGGCGacgaggaggaaggaagggtgttCTTCATGGATGACGTGGAAGGGGCTGCAGAGGCCCCGGGCAGCCCGGCTGGGTGGGCGGGCAGCGCCAGTGCTGGCCCCCAGGAGAGAGGACAGGGCAAGGGGcgtggggaggcaggggccagCAGGCCCGccgaggcagaggagggggaccTGAGCACTAACAACAACGTCCAGGACGACAAGCTGTGGGCGCTGGGCCCCAACTCCTGCAGCTGCCTGGACTCCCAGCCACACCTGGAGGGCTGGGAGGCGGGGGTGGACGCCGCGGGGACGGCGGAGATGATCGCCCACCGGACAGGGGGCATGAAGCTCTCGGCCACCGTCATCTTCAATCCCAAGTCGACCCCGGCCGTGGGCGTGGCCGGCACCGCCCCGGAAGCCTCTGGAGAGGGCGTCTCCCCGTCGGAGCCTGCGGCCGAGGGGATGGACGGTGGCTCCCACAAACTCAGTGCTGCGGCCACCAGCTGCCTCCTGAACTCCTGCGTGTGCTGCGGGGGCTGTGGGGGCGGCAGGGAGGACGCCGCTGCCCAGAGTCTGCGGGACAAGTGCGGCCCGGGAAGCGTCATCAGCGCCTCCTACATGGGCTCCGCCAAGGCCGGCGCCAAGGGCCCTGCCGAGAGACAGGAGGAGGCCCAACCTGCGCCAGAGGCGTTGCCCACGGACGCCccgtgccccctgcccccagaggaCGCCCCTACTTCCAACAAGTGCCTGACACACACCCCAGGTCCTCAGCTCGATGCAGCAGACAGGTCACCTGGAGCGGGCGCCGCCGCCAGTCCGAAAAGGGAGCCTGAGGCTGGACCGCAGGAGGCAGGGCAGCCCTCGACGGCCAGGCTGGAAAGtcagcagggagaggaggccGAGCAGGAGCCTCAGCGCCTGTCGGGCTCCAG